The Pirellulimonas nuda genome includes a region encoding these proteins:
- a CDS encoding phosphoribosylaminoimidazolesuccinocarboxamide synthase — protein MPSRCLLESSIPGLTPRRGKVRDVYQLGDRVLLVATDRISAFDWVLPSGIADKGRVLTQTSLFWFDLLGGPCHLVTGDVDQMDLPTGADRGALAGRVMLCRQARVVPFECVVRGYLAGSGWNEYQQTGEVCGERLPPGLVESDRLPEPIFTPATKAEQGEHDENVSFERMAAELGTGLAEELRRRSLDLYRRGAAHALEKGILIADTKFEFGLAAAPGGGEELILIDEALTPDSSRFWPADAYQPGRAQASFDKQFVRDWLLASGWDRESTPPELPAEVVEGTRAKYVEAYERLSGKTFAWG, from the coding sequence ATGCCCAGCCGCTGCTTGCTTGAATCCTCGATCCCGGGCCTGACCCCCCGGCGGGGGAAGGTGCGGGACGTGTACCAACTGGGGGACCGGGTGCTGCTGGTGGCGACCGACCGGATCAGCGCGTTCGACTGGGTGCTCCCCAGCGGGATCGCCGACAAGGGGCGGGTGCTCACCCAAACCAGCCTGTTTTGGTTCGACCTGCTCGGCGGCCCGTGCCACCTGGTGACGGGAGACGTCGACCAAATGGACCTCCCGACGGGCGCCGATCGGGGCGCCCTGGCGGGGCGGGTGATGCTGTGCCGGCAGGCGCGGGTCGTGCCGTTCGAGTGCGTGGTGCGGGGCTACCTGGCCGGCTCGGGGTGGAACGAGTACCAGCAAACCGGCGAGGTGTGCGGCGAGAGGCTCCCACCGGGGCTGGTGGAGAGCGACCGGCTCCCCGAGCCGATCTTCACCCCGGCCACCAAGGCCGAGCAGGGCGAGCACGACGAAAACGTGTCGTTTGAGCGGATGGCCGCCGAGCTGGGGACGGGCCTGGCCGAAGAGCTGCGCCGCCGCAGCCTCGACCTCTACCGCCGCGGCGCGGCGCACGCCCTAGAGAAGGGGATCTTGATCGCCGACACGAAGTTCGAGTTCGGCCTCGCGGCCGCGCCGGGCGGTGGCGAGGAGCTGATCTTGATCGACGAAGCGCTCACCCCAGACAGCAGCCGCTTCTGGCCCGCGGACGCCTACCAACCGGGGCGGGCGCAGGCGTCGTTCGACAAGCAGTTTGTCCGCGACTGGCTGCTGGCGAGCGGTTGGGACCGCGAGAGCACGCCCCCGGAGCTCCCCGCGGAAGTTGTTGAGGGGACGCGCGCGAAGTACGTCGAGGCGTACGAGCGGTTGTCGGGCAAGACGTTCGCGTGGGGATGA
- the aroC gene encoding chorismate synthase, with protein sequence MLRYWTAGESHGKTLIALVDGFPAGVTIDEEAINADLKLRQGGYGRGGRQRIETDKVEVRTGVWHGQTLGSPIALEVVNRDYKLERLDDLPRPRPGHADLTGAIKHLGSIRGVLERSSARETAVRVAAGGLAKSLLKEFGVQTLGYVVELGGEVIEPLAGSIAEHRVLREKSEVYSLNPDRDAEIKLLIDRTRKAGDTLGGVVEVRVEGLPFGLGTHAQWDRKLDGRLAQAVMAVQAIKGVEIGLGFEAARRPGSQVHDPIHYDASQKQSPNLGYTRPTNNAGGLEGGMTNGQPLVVRAAKKPISTLAKPLASVNLDTKEPQEASYERSDVCAVSAASIIVEAVVAFEIAAAMVDKFGGDSLQEMRARYELFLKMAQER encoded by the coding sequence ATGCTCCGTTACTGGACCGCCGGCGAGTCGCATGGCAAGACGCTGATCGCCCTGGTGGATGGATTCCCCGCCGGGGTGACCATCGACGAAGAGGCCATCAACGCCGACCTCAAGCTCCGCCAGGGGGGCTACGGCCGCGGCGGACGCCAACGCATTGAGACCGACAAGGTGGAGGTCCGCACCGGCGTGTGGCACGGCCAGACGCTCGGCAGCCCCATCGCGCTGGAGGTGGTCAACCGCGACTACAAGCTCGAGCGCCTCGACGACCTCCCGCGCCCGCGGCCCGGGCACGCCGACCTGACGGGCGCCATCAAGCACCTCGGCTCCATCCGCGGCGTGCTCGAACGCTCCAGCGCACGTGAGACCGCGGTCCGCGTCGCCGCCGGCGGGCTGGCCAAGTCGCTGCTCAAGGAGTTTGGCGTCCAGACGCTGGGGTACGTGGTCGAGCTCGGGGGCGAGGTCATCGAGCCGCTCGCCGGTTCCATTGCCGAGCACCGCGTGCTGCGCGAGAAGAGCGAGGTCTACTCGCTTAACCCGGACCGCGACGCAGAGATCAAGTTGCTCATCGACCGCACGCGCAAGGCCGGCGACACGCTTGGCGGAGTCGTCGAGGTGCGTGTCGAGGGGCTGCCGTTCGGGCTGGGGACCCACGCCCAGTGGGACCGCAAGCTGGACGGCCGGCTGGCCCAAGCGGTGATGGCGGTGCAGGCGATCAAGGGGGTCGAGATCGGCCTCGGGTTCGAGGCGGCCCGCCGCCCCGGCTCGCAGGTGCACGACCCGATCCACTACGACGCGTCGCAGAAGCAGTCGCCCAACCTCGGCTACACCCGCCCCACCAACAACGCCGGCGGGCTGGAGGGGGGCATGACCAACGGCCAGCCGCTGGTCGTCCGCGCCGCCAAGAAGCCCATCAGCACGCTCGCCAAGCCGCTGGCCAGCGTGAACCTCGACACGAAGGAGCCGCAGGAGGCCAGCTACGAACGCAGCGACGTGTGCGCCGTGTCGGCCGCTAGCATCATCGTCGAGGCGGTCGTTGCGTTCGAGATCGCAGCCGCGATGGTCGATAAGTTTGGGGGGGATAGTCTGCAAGAAATGCGGGCCCGCTACGAACTTTTTCTCAAGATGGCTCAAGAGCGGTAG